In the Blautia coccoides genome, TCATCCTCTACAACCGGGACACCTAAAGCCTTGATCTGCTTTAGTCCGTTTTCATACAGCTCCTGCCCGGAAACAGGGTCGGGCAGTCCGTAATAGTTTTCAATCTTTGCGGCTTTTTCCAGGGCACCGATACCCTTGTGTATGATGAGCGGCGTGATGCCGGAGCGTACTGCGTATAATGCGGCGGAGATACCGGCGGGACCTGCGCCGGCGATGATCAGTTTTTCCATATATTCAGGCACTTCCTTTCTTTCTACTCTTATCTTATCACAGATTTTACCAAAAGACACAGATTTTGTTGGTGACCTGGTTACATAAGAAAAAATCCTTTATAAAAACAGAGAAAAATGGTACAATATAGACATCAAGAAACGCCGGGAGGAGGAAAAATTGATGGAAGAGGAAAAAAAGATTGAAAGACTGAGGGCAATCATTGATGAAAGCGCCTATACAGTTATTTTAAGCGGTTCCGGCATGATGGCAGAGTGTGGATACATGGGAATGAAGACGCCGGAAAAGGCATATGAGATTGAAAAGACATACGGCGTGTCACCGGAGGATATTTTTACCAGTGTGTATTACAATAACAGGCCGGCAGAGTTTTTTAAATTTTACAGGAATGAGGTCCTTCAGGGAGATGTGGATACCAGTGAAACCTTTCGGACAGCCGCCAGAATGGAGCAGAAGGGAAGACTTAAGTGTATCATTACCGGAAATATATATGAGTATCCGCAGAAGGCAGGCTGCCGCAATGTGATCAACCTGCACGGAAGTATTTATGAGAATATCTGTCCCCACTGCGGAAGAAAATATCCGCTGAAATATATAAAGGCATCAAAGAAAGTACCTCTGTGTGAGGACTGCAGCCGTGTTATCCGCCCGCAGGTAGCTCTATTTGGCGAGATGATGGACAGCCGGCTCATGACAAAGGCAACCTGGGAGATTGAGAATGCGGATACACTGATCCTCCTTGGGACGACACTGGATTCAGAGGTGTTTTCCAAGTATATCAAATACTTTGAGGGAAGGAATCTTGTCATTATCCATAAAGAGCACCACCACTCAGACAGCAGGGCAGACCTTGTGATCTGGGATGAGCCGAGAAATATTTTTACTAAACTAGGCTATTAATATGAAAACCTAACAAAAAAGCGCCCTGTTTTTCGTGAATGGGGCGCTTTTTAGATGTGGGTTTTGAGAAAATGCCCACATTATTCACAAAAATTAAACGAAAATACAACTTGTATTTGTGAAATAAAGCAGTTGTATTTTTCTGTATACCGATTGGTACACGAAAACCTTCCAAAAACGGAGAGAAAACCATAAAAGAAATTGAAAAAATGTCTGAAAAAATGTCTCGAAAATCATAAGAAAGCCACATCTAAAAAAATATAAAGAAAGATTGACAAATGAAAAAATTAGCTGTAATGTTTTCTGGAATCATAAATAAATAAGAAAGGAGAAGTTAAAAAATCATAAAATAGAAAGGGAGGATGTCCTACGGGAACTATAGCGGATAGGATTACGGAAGAGCTGAACTGCGAGACCGTATTTACCATCCCAATTTTTGGCGGGATACCAGTCACGGAGTCTGTGGTGGTCACCTGGATCATTATGGCAGCATTGACGATAATATCGATCGTTCTTGTCAGAAATCTGAAGGTGGAAAATCCCGGTAAGAAACAGTTGGCTCTGGAATCAGCTATTGGATTTCTGAATGACTTTTTCGCAGATATTCTGGGCGAGAGAGGAAAACAGTATATTCCTTACTTGATTACCGCTGCCATCTATATTGGCGTGGCTAACTTAATTGGTCTTCTGGGCTTCAAACCGCCCACAAAGGACTTAAACGTGACAGCAGGGCTGGCGATCATAAGCATCTTCCTGATTGAATATTCAGGATGGAAGCAGAAAGGGTTTAAGCGGTTCATGCACAGTTTTGCAGAACCCATGGCCATTGTTACGCCGATCAACATTATGGAGATATTCATCCGTCCGGTGTCGCTGTGTATGCGACTGTTCGGCAATGTGATCGGATCATTTGTTGTAATGGAATTGATCAAAATGATCTTACCGGTTGTTTTACCCATTCCGTTCAGCTTTTATTTTGACATTTTCGATGGTCTGATCCAGGCCTACGTATTTGTTTTTTTAACTTCGCTCTTTATAAAGGAGCAGATAGAGGAGTGACCGCAACTGTGAAAACAGCGAACAGCTGCGGGTGATTATTAAAAATATATTTGGAAAAGGAGAACAGAGATATGTTAACAGCAATTGGTGCAGGTATGGCAGTTTTAACAGGTTTAGGAGCAGGTTTAGGTATCGGTCTTGCAACATCTAAGGCAACAGAAGCGATCGCAAGGCAGCCGGAGGCAGAGGGAAAGATCAGCAAAGCACTGCTGCTTGGATGTGCACTGGCAGAGGCAACTGCTATTTACGGTTTCGTAATCGCTTTATTACTCTTATTCGTAAAATAAGGAAGGCAGGTGAAGACAGGTGCTGAGTTTAGGCTGGGGCCTTATCTGGACCATAATTAACCTGATAGTTCTTTATCTCTTACTGAAAAAATTCCTGATCGGACCGTTACTGGGAATCATGGAAAAAAGAAAGACACTCATCGCACAGCAGCTTGAAAATGCCAGAACGACAGAAGGAAAGGCGAATGAGCTGAAAGGCCAGTATGAAATGGCAATAAGCGGTGCAAAATCCGAGTCCGCACAGATCATCGAGGAAGCAAAAGCCGATGCAAGGACCCTGACAGAGCGTACCGTTCGGGAAGCTAATGAGCAGGCGGCAAGAATCCTGGAAAGTGCCAGAAAGACGGCAGAACAGGAAAAGGAAAATGCCCTGGCAGGCGCAAAATCCGAGATTGCAGGTCTTGCTGTGGAAGCAGCTAAGAAGATGCTTGCAGGCGGAAGCGAAGCGGGAAGCAGAATGCTCTACGATACATTTTTAGCAGAAGCGGGTGATGCAGATGACAGAGAGTCTGAATAATTACGGGAAAGTGCTGTATGAGCTGAATATTTCACCGGAATCTGCAGCCGGCGCACGAGAACTTTTAGAGAAAGTTCCCCAGGTGTCGGAAGTGCTTTCAAGCCCTGTTGTATCCCTGGCGGCGAAGCAGAGAGTGGTAGACCGGATTTTTCCGAGAGAGATACATAATTTTATGAAAATACTGTGCAGATACCACAAAGCTGGTGAGGCACAGGAGATTTTTAAGGCATATCAGGAATATTACAACGAAAAAAACAATATTTTAAATGCAACTCTGTCTTATGTGGTACTTCCTACAGAGGAGCAGCTTACAGGAATCAAAAGATTTCTCTGCAGGCAATACCACGTAAAGGATGTAGCATTTCAGTTACAGGAAGAAAAAGACCTGGTGGGCGGATTTACCCTCCGCGTAGGTGACCAGGAGATTGATTACAGCCTGAAAGGCAAGATCAATGCACTACAACAAAAATTGACCTGGAGGTGAACGCTTTGAGTTCAATCAATTCAGAGGAGATTATTTCCATTCTGAAAGAAGAAATAGAGAATTTCGATATGACAACGGGTGTCCGTGAAGTGGGAAACGTAATCTGGGTCGGTGACGGAATTGCGACTGTTTATGGAATAGACCATGCGATGTACGGAGAAATCGTGACGTTTGAGAACGGTGTCAAAGGTATGGTGCAGGATATCAAGAGAAATGAAATTGGTGTCATCATATTCGGAAAAGACATGGGGATCAAAGAGGGCACAAAAGTGGTCCGCACAAAGAAAAGAGCAGGTATCCCGGTTGGTGAAGGCTATATCGGAAGGATCGTGGATGCCCTGGGCGCGCCCATTGATGGAAAAGGCGGGATCGAAGCAAAAGATTACCGTCCCATTGAGCAGGAGGCACCCGGTATCATTGACCGTAAATCCGTCTCTGTTCCCATGGAGACAGGTATTCTGGCCATTGACTCCATGTTTCCTATCGGCCGGGGACAGCGTGAGCTGATCATCGGTGACCGTCAGACAGGTAAGACCTCGATCGCCATTGATGCCATCCTGAACCAGAAGGGCAAGGATGTCATGTGTATTTATGTGGCGATCGGACAGAAAGCGTCTACAGTTGCAAAACTGACCGGCACTCTGGAGAAATACGGAGCTATGGACTATACCACAGTTTTTGCCGCAACGGCCAGCGACTGTGCACCCCTTCAGTATATTGTTCCTTACTCGGGAACAGCTCTGGCAGAGTATTTTATGCATCAGGGTAAGGATGTGCTCATCGTATATGACGACCTGTCAAAACACGCGGTGGCTTACCGAGCCCTTTCCCTGCTTCTGGAGCGTTCTCCGGGACGTGAGGCATATCCGGGTGACGTATTCTACCTGCATTCCAGACTGCTGGAGCGTTCCAGCCGTTTGAGCGACGAGGCAGGCGGCGGTTCCATCACAGCACTGCCCATCATTGAAACCCAGGCAGGCGATGTTTCCGCGTATATACCGACCAATGTAATTTCCATTACAGACGGACAGATCTTCCTGGAGAGCGACTTGTTTTTTGCCGGCAACCGTCCGGCGGTCAATGTGGGTCTCTCCGTATCACGTGTAGGCGGTGCAGCCCAGACAAAAGCTATGAAAAAGGCTTCCGGAAGCATGCGTATCGACCTGGCACAGTACAGGGAAATGGAAGTGTTTACACAGTTTGCGTCTGACCTGGATGATGCCACGAAAGAGCAGCTCTCCTATGGAAAGACGCTGATGGAGCTTTTGAAACAGCCTCTGTGCCATCCGCTTTCCAACCATGAGCAGGTTATCACCCTCTGGACTGCAACACATAAGGTATTTTCCGATGTGGAAATTAAGAACGTGAAGGCATTCCAGGCAGATATGCTTGCATACTTCGAGAAAAACCATCCGGAAGTCGGTCAGGAGATTGAGGAGAAAAAAGTCCTCTCTGACGAGCTGGGTGAGAAGATTTTAAAAGTGGCAGAGGAATTTAAGAATAAGAGCAGGTGATGAGATGGCAAGTGCAAAAGAGATACAAAGCCGTATAAATAGTATCCAGGACACGATGAAGATCACCAACGCCATGTATATGATATCCTCCTCCAAATTAAAGAGAGCCAGGAAGGTGCTGGCAGATACAGAACCGTATTTTTACGCTCTGCAGTCTGCGATCGGCAGGGTCCTTCGTCATATGCCTCCCGATACGGAGGGAAACCGCTACTTTGATGAGCGGTCATCCGTACCAAAAGAGGAACGCAGAACAGGCTACATCGTAGTTTCTGCAGACAAAGGTCTTGCCGGCGCTTATAATCACAATGTGTTTAAGATAGCGGAAGAATGTATGGAAAAAGACGCGCATCCCCAGCTCTTTGTATTGGGCGAGGTGGGAAGGCAGTATTTCTACAAGAAAAATGTGGATGTGGATACCAATTTCCGGTTCACGGTACAGAAGCCCACAATGCACCGGGCCAGGGTGATCTCAGAGAAGATGATCGCCAGCTATCTGACCGGCGAATTGGATGAAGTGTATATTATCTACACGAGAATGGCCAATGCCGCCAATATGGTGGCAGAGATGCAGCAGCTTCTTCCCCTTAAAAAGGCAAGCTTCCATACACCGGCACAGGTGATGGTGGATATTCATCAGGAGGAGATCGAGATGGTTCCCTCCGCAGAAGAAGTCCTGAACAGCATTGTTCCCAATTACCTGCACGGTATCATTTACGGCTGTCTGGTGGAGTCTTATGCCAGTGAGCATAATTCCCGTATGATGGCCATGGATGCAGCTACCAGCAGCGCAAAAGACATGCTGAAAGATTTATCAATAAAATATAATCGTGTGCGTCAGGCTGCGATCACCCAGGAGATCACTGAGGTCATCAGCGGCGCTAAGGCGCAGAAGAATAAAAACTAGCGAACAGGAAGGAGGTTTCCTCACGACTGTGAGATGCAATCGTTATGGAAAAAGGAAAAATCGTACAGGTCATGGGACCTGTTGTAGACGTAGAATTTGAAGACCAGAACCTTCCGTATATCAAAGATGCCCTTACTGTGGAAAATAATGGAAAGAAGCTTGTGATGGAGGTTGCACAGCACATCGGAAATAATACGGTGCGCTGTATCATGCTGGCTTCCAGCGACGGCCTCTGCAAAGATATGGAGGTCACAGCTACAGGAGCAGGTATTTCCGTACCGGTGGGAAAAGAGACACTGGGACGTCTGTTCAATGTGCTGGGCGAAACCATTGACAACGGAGAACAGCTTGAGAATGCGGAGCACTGGGTAATCCACAGAGATCCACCAAGCTTTGAGGAACAAAGCCCGGTAGTTGAGATCCTGGAGACCGGCATCAAGGTCATTGACCTTTTGGCACCATATGCGAAGGGCGGTAAGATCGGTCTGTTCGGCGGTGCCGGTGTAGGCAAGACCGTTCTGATCCAGGAGCTGATCAGCAATATTGCCACAGAGCACGGCGGATACTCCATTTTCACCGGTGTAGGTGAGCGTTCCCGTGAGGGAAATGACCTTTGGACAGAGATGAAGGAGTCAGGTGTTCTGGAGAAAACTGCCCTGGTATTCGGTCAGATGAATGAGCCGCCTGGAGCGCGTATGCGTGTGGCAGAGACCGGACTGACCATGGCAGAGTATTTCCGTGACCAGGAGCACCAGAACGTGCTGCTGTTCATTGATAATATTTTCCGTTTTACCCAGGCAGGTTCTGAGGTGTCAGCACTTCTGGGACGTATGCCTTCAGCCGTTGGTTATCAGCCCACTCTGGCTACTGAGATGGGTGAGCTTCAGGAGAGGATCGCTTCCACGAAGAACGGTTCTGTTACCAGTGTGCAGGCTGTTTATGTGCCTGCCGATGACCTGACTGACCCGGCTCCGGCTACCACATTTGCCCATCTGGACGCTACTACGGTTCTGTCCAGAAAGATCGTGGAGCAGGGTATCTATCCGGCTGTTGACCCGCTGGAATCCACCTCCCGTATCCTGGAGGCTGACGTGGTGGGAGAAGAACACTACGAAGTGGCCAGAAGGGTGCAGGAGTATCTGCAGAAGTACAAAGAGCTGCAGGATATCATTGCGATCCTCGGTATGGAAGAGCTTTCTGAGGAGGACAAAAAAGTGGTTGCCCGTGCCAGAAAGATCCAGAAATTCCTGTCACAGCCATTCCATGTGGCTGAGGTATTTACCGGTATTGCCGGAAAATATGTACCACTCAAAGAGACGATCCGCGGCTTCAAGATGATCGTGGACGGTGAGATGGATCAATATCCGGAGAATGCATTCTTTAATGTGGGCAGCATTGACGAGGTGGTGGAGAAGGCAAAAGCCGAGCAGTAATGCCGGGCGGAAAAGGAGTGCATGTATATGAATACATTCGGACTGAATATCGTTTCCAGTGATAAAGATTTTTATCACGGCAGAGGAACCAGTATCATGCTTCCTGCAAAGGACGGACAGATTTCCATTCTGGCCCACCATGCGGATATGATGGTCGCCATTGTACCCGGTGAAATGCGTTTTAAACCCGCTGACAGCCAGGAGTGGAAGACAGCGATCGTGGGAAACGGGTTTGCGCAGATCATCAATAACCGTGTGACAGTTTTGGTAGACAGCTGTGAATACCCTGAAAATATTGACCTGAAGCGTGCCCAGGATGCGCTGGACCGCGCTGAGGAACAGCTCAGGCAGCAGCAAAGTCTGCAGGAATACTATGTATCCAAGGCATCCCTTGCAAGAGCCATGGCCCGTATGAAAGCGGCGAAAAAGCATGATATATAAGTTGTTTTAACAGGAGATGAGGAAATGTTCCTCGTCTCTTTTTTTAACCGCTGCCGGGAATGCAGCGGACGAATGTTTACATTCACCCACCGCACTCCCGGCAGCATAGGATCCTTTGATATCATAAGGACTTTTTATTAAAAATGAGAATGGATAGCAGCAGATTCACCACTGAGAGAATGGCAGTAACTATCACTGCATAAGTAAAATCAGAGATATCCGCTGTCTTCGGAAGCAGACTGTAAGAGGCCATTAACTGTGCAGGCAGATATTTTTTCAGAGCAGGGATAAATGCCAGAAGATAGAAAACAAAAAAGGTGCCTCCGGTACCGGCCAATACCATATAGTTGGTACTGCACAGGGCGGACATGAGCATTATAAGCGTGATCAGCCATATTCCTGTCATATAGAGACAGAAGGCCCCGAAAAATATATGGGATGCCATGCTGTTGTCCCAGAAATACATATTGTAGGCATAGGTGACTCCGAAAGAGATCCAGTAGCAGCCGGTCCAGAGAAGAAAGGCGGCGATGGATTTTGAGAGGAGCAGTTTCCACCTATGCATGCCTTTGGTGAGAATATTGATCAGAGTGCCCTTCTGATATTCTGTAGTTAAGATCCCACTGGTGATGACAATAAAAATGATCAGAAACAGCGGAATATTTTTGTAAAACTGCGTCCAGGATGTAAAGACATCCACCTTGATTTCAGTCAATACCATGCCGCTTTCTTCCAGGGAACCGGTAAAGGTTTTAAGCATCCAGGGCAGCAGCTTGGCAGTCAGAGGATTCATGATCCCAAATAAAACAGACAGGATCACAAGCAGAGGCATTCGGCCGGTGCGCAGAGATTCCAG is a window encoding:
- the atpH gene encoding ATP synthase F1 subunit delta, whose amino-acid sequence is MQMTESLNNYGKVLYELNISPESAAGARELLEKVPQVSEVLSSPVVSLAAKQRVVDRIFPREIHNFMKILCRYHKAGEAQEIFKAYQEYYNEKNNILNATLSYVVLPTEEQLTGIKRFLCRQYHVKDVAFQLQEEKDLVGGFTLRVGDQEIDYSLKGKINALQQKLTWR
- a CDS encoding ABC transporter permease yields the protein MRQLTAFTKKEFLESLRTGRMPLLVILSVLFGIMNPLTAKLLPWMLKTFTGSLEESGMVLTEIKVDVFTSWTQFYKNIPLFLIIFIVITSGILTTEYQKGTLINILTKGMHRWKLLLSKSIAAFLLWTGCYWISFGVTYAYNMYFWDNSMASHIFFGAFCLYMTGIWLITLIMLMSALCSTNYMVLAGTGGTFFVFYLLAFIPALKKYLPAQLMASYSLLPKTADISDFTYAVIVTAILSVVNLLLSILIFNKKSL
- a CDS encoding SIR2 family NAD-dependent protein deacylase codes for the protein MEEEKKIERLRAIIDESAYTVILSGSGMMAECGYMGMKTPEKAYEIEKTYGVSPEDIFTSVYYNNRPAEFFKFYRNEVLQGDVDTSETFRTAARMEQKGRLKCIITGNIYEYPQKAGCRNVINLHGSIYENICPHCGRKYPLKYIKASKKVPLCEDCSRVIRPQVALFGEMMDSRLMTKATWEIENADTLILLGTTLDSEVFSKYIKYFEGRNLVIIHKEHHHSDSRADLVIWDEPRNIFTKLGY
- the atpA gene encoding F0F1 ATP synthase subunit alpha; this translates as MSSINSEEIISILKEEIENFDMTTGVREVGNVIWVGDGIATVYGIDHAMYGEIVTFENGVKGMVQDIKRNEIGVIIFGKDMGIKEGTKVVRTKKRAGIPVGEGYIGRIVDALGAPIDGKGGIEAKDYRPIEQEAPGIIDRKSVSVPMETGILAIDSMFPIGRGQRELIIGDRQTGKTSIAIDAILNQKGKDVMCIYVAIGQKASTVAKLTGTLEKYGAMDYTTVFAATASDCAPLQYIVPYSGTALAEYFMHQGKDVLIVYDDLSKHAVAYRALSLLLERSPGREAYPGDVFYLHSRLLERSSRLSDEAGGGSITALPIIETQAGDVSAYIPTNVISITDGQIFLESDLFFAGNRPAVNVGLSVSRVGGAAQTKAMKKASGSMRIDLAQYREMEVFTQFASDLDDATKEQLSYGKTLMELLKQPLCHPLSNHEQVITLWTATHKVFSDVEIKNVKAFQADMLAYFEKNHPEVGQEIEEKKVLSDELGEKILKVAEEFKNKSR
- a CDS encoding F0F1 ATP synthase subunit A translates to MTEELNCETVFTIPIFGGIPVTESVVVTWIIMAALTIISIVLVRNLKVENPGKKQLALESAIGFLNDFFADILGERGKQYIPYLITAAIYIGVANLIGLLGFKPPTKDLNVTAGLAIISIFLIEYSGWKQKGFKRFMHSFAEPMAIVTPINIMEIFIRPVSLCMRLFGNVIGSFVVMELIKMILPVVLPIPFSFYFDIFDGLIQAYVFVFLTSLFIKEQIEE
- the atpD gene encoding F0F1 ATP synthase subunit beta → MEKGKIVQVMGPVVDVEFEDQNLPYIKDALTVENNGKKLVMEVAQHIGNNTVRCIMLASSDGLCKDMEVTATGAGISVPVGKETLGRLFNVLGETIDNGEQLENAEHWVIHRDPPSFEEQSPVVEILETGIKVIDLLAPYAKGGKIGLFGGAGVGKTVLIQELISNIATEHGGYSIFTGVGERSREGNDLWTEMKESGVLEKTALVFGQMNEPPGARMRVAETGLTMAEYFRDQEHQNVLLFIDNIFRFTQAGSEVSALLGRMPSAVGYQPTLATEMGELQERIASTKNGSVTSVQAVYVPADDLTDPAPATTFAHLDATTVLSRKIVEQGIYPAVDPLESTSRILEADVVGEEHYEVARRVQEYLQKYKELQDIIAILGMEELSEEDKKVVARARKIQKFLSQPFHVAEVFTGIAGKYVPLKETIRGFKMIVDGEMDQYPENAFFNVGSIDEVVEKAKAEQ
- the atpC gene encoding ATP synthase F1 subunit epsilon, which codes for MNTFGLNIVSSDKDFYHGRGTSIMLPAKDGQISILAHHADMMVAIVPGEMRFKPADSQEWKTAIVGNGFAQIINNRVTVLVDSCEYPENIDLKRAQDALDRAEEQLRQQQSLQEYYVSKASLARAMARMKAAKKHDI
- the atpF gene encoding F0F1 ATP synthase subunit B, with translation MLSLGWGLIWTIINLIVLYLLLKKFLIGPLLGIMEKRKTLIAQQLENARTTEGKANELKGQYEMAISGAKSESAQIIEEAKADARTLTERTVREANEQAARILESARKTAEQEKENALAGAKSEIAGLAVEAAKKMLAGGSEAGSRMLYDTFLAEAGDADDRESE
- the atpE gene encoding ATP synthase F0 subunit C, with product MLTAIGAGMAVLTGLGAGLGIGLATSKATEAIARQPEAEGKISKALLLGCALAEATAIYGFVIALLLLFVK
- the atpG gene encoding ATP synthase F1 subunit gamma, with the protein product MASAKEIQSRINSIQDTMKITNAMYMISSSKLKRARKVLADTEPYFYALQSAIGRVLRHMPPDTEGNRYFDERSSVPKEERRTGYIVVSADKGLAGAYNHNVFKIAEECMEKDAHPQLFVLGEVGRQYFYKKNVDVDTNFRFTVQKPTMHRARVISEKMIASYLTGELDEVYIIYTRMANAANMVAEMQQLLPLKKASFHTPAQVMVDIHQEEIEMVPSAEEVLNSIVPNYLHGIIYGCLVESYASEHNSRMMAMDAATSSAKDMLKDLSIKYNRVRQAAITQEITEVISGAKAQKNKN